A region of the Nitrospirota bacterium genome:
AGAATTGTAAGGCAGGTTTGCAGGCTTGATGCCGGTCAGACTAATTCAGCAAGCTCTCTGACGAGACGCTCCGAGTCTTCCCATCCAAGACAGGGATCGGTGATAGATTTGCCATAGACGTTCTCGGATATTTTCTGTGAGCCTTCGACGAGATAGCTTTCGATCATCAGGCCCTTCACCCTGCTTTTAAGCGTCTTGGAATACTTGCGGCTCCGCATCACCTCTTTCGCTATCCTCGGCTGTTCGAGAAACTTCTTGTTCGAGTTGGCATGGTTGGTGTCCACGATTATTGCCGGGAATTTGAGATCACGTTTCTTGTAGGCTTCCGAAAGCTTCATCATGTCTTCGTAATGATAGTTCGGGATGCTTGCGCCGCATGAGCCGTCCACTCCTCCACGAAGTATGCAATGGGTCAGTGGATTGCCGGAGGTCTTGACCTCCCAGCCGTTATAAACAAAGATATGCGGCATCTGGGCCGCCTGCACCGAATTCAGCATCACCTCGATATCACCGCTTGTCGGGTTCTTCATACCCGCAGGCACGTCGAGCCCGCTGATGGTCAGGCGGTGCAACTGGTTTTCTACCGAACGCGCGCCAACAGCTACGTAGCTTAGTACGTCTTCAAGGTACGGATAATTGCCGGGATAAAGCATTTCATCCGCAGCGGTAAGATGGGATTCCCTCATCGCCCTGATGTGCATCTTCCTTATCGCCTTCAGCCCCTTGACCATGTTCGGCGCTTCAGTTGGCTTCGGCTGGTGGGCCATGCCTTTATATCCTTCGCCGGTAGTCCTCGGCTTGTTTGTGTAAATCCTCGGGACGAGAATTATCTTTTCCTTCACTTCTTCCTGCAGGCGGGCAAGCCGTGAAACATATTCGCAGACCGAGTCTTCGTTGTCGGCGGAGCAGGGGCCGATTATCACGATGAACTTCTCGCCTTCTCCCCTGAAGACAGCAATGATCTCCGCGTCCCGTTGCCGTTTAACTTTTCTGAGGTCTTCAGAAAGCGGAATAGACTCGAGGATCTCATCTACATGCGGCATCTCTCTGATATATTGAAAACCCATATTCGCTCCGAAGGTATTTTACTATAATTGCGGGGAGAGGCGCAAAGCCTTTCCCAAAAAAGAGCGGGAGTTACTTCAACCGCTTCAGGTATTCCCCCCATTCCATAGGAAGGGAATGTCTCTTTTTGTTATTGCATTCCTTGCAGGCAGGGACAAGGTTGTTCTTCGCAGATTTCCCCCCGCGTATTATCGGGACAATGTGGTCCATAGTTAATTCTTTCGGCGGTATTTCCCTGCCGCAGTAATAACATCTTCCCTCCGCGCATTTCTGTTTCCACCACTGCGTTTTCCGGAGGTCCCTTGCCTTCTGTTTTTCTTTTCTTATTTCCTGATCAGATACTGTTGATATAAAATAATCCGTCATCTTTCAACCTCAGTGTCAGAAAATATCATATGCAAAAACGCTGTAAAAGTGCAAAAGTAACGACCTTCCTTAGATTTTCAACGGATGGACTTTCGGGTTTTCAACTATGCCCTTTTACTCTTTTATTTTTTTATCCCGCTCC
Encoded here:
- a CDS encoding 3-deoxy-7-phosphoheptulonate synthase, with the translated sequence MGFQYIREMPHVDEILESIPLSEDLRKVKRQRDAEIIAVFRGEGEKFIVIIGPCSADNEDSVCEYVSRLARLQEEVKEKIILVPRIYTNKPRTTGEGYKGMAHQPKPTEAPNMVKGLKAIRKMHIRAMRESHLTAADEMLYPGNYPYLEDVLSYVAVGARSVENQLHRLTISGLDVPAGMKNPTSGDIEVMLNSVQAAQMPHIFVYNGWEVKTSGNPLTHCILRGGVDGSCGASIPNYHYEDMMKLSEAYKKRDLKFPAIIVDTNHANSNKKFLEQPRIAKEVMRSRKYSKTLKSRVKGLMIESYLVEGSQKISENVYGKSITDPCLGWEDSERLVRELAELV
- a CDS encoding HNH endonuclease, coding for MTDYFISTVSDQEIRKEKQKARDLRKTQWWKQKCAEGRCYYCGREIPPKELTMDHIVPIIRGGKSAKNNLVPACKECNNKKRHSLPMEWGEYLKRLK